From Amia ocellicauda isolate fAmiCal2 chromosome 12, fAmiCal2.hap1, whole genome shotgun sequence, a single genomic window includes:
- the LOC136763966 gene encoding fibrinogen alpha chain has product MTKQTYAVLRKSVVQSYVRTWEYVDLAGELQTRLLAMKIHTDTLSQKIKALRDTIQKQVASAYQTEVDIDMKIRACRGSCEQAVAYRVDVESYRRARGQLTQVEQSLKPGATPAASPPVLTMKTAAGGVPQHFYRFLPIPRPELGTLFEDVERQQLVLEKHIPQRRQGRAAQFPSRPGQRV; this is encoded by the exons ATGACCAAGCAGACGTACGCTGTGCTCCGAAAGAGCGTTGTGCAAAGTTATG TGCGGACCTGGGAGTATGTGGACTTGGCGGGGGAGCTCCAGACAAGACTGCTTGCTATGAAGATACACACGGACACCCTATCGCAGAAGATCAAAGCACTGCGGGACACGATTCAGAAACAAGTGGCGTCCGCGTACCAGACTGAG GTGGACATTGACATGAAGATCCGGGCGTGCAGGGGCTCGTGTGAGCAGGCCGTTGCCTACAGAGTGGACGTGGAGAGCTACAGAAGAGCAAGAGGACAGCTGACCCAAGTGGAGCAATCCCTCAAGCCGGGAGCAACGCCTGCTGCCTCCCCCCCAGTCCTCACAATGAAGACAGCTGCTGGGGGTGTCCCACAGCACTTCTACAGATTCCTCCCGATCCCAAGACCCGAGCTCGGGACGCTTTTCGAGGATGTGGAGAGACAGCAGCTGGTGTTGGAAAAGCACATCCCTCAGCGCAGGCAAGGCAGGGCAGCCCAGTTTCCCAGCAGACCCGGTCAACGAGTGTGA
- the fgb gene encoding fibrinogen beta chain, with amino-acid sequence MSASKMKLLLLLVLSVSAVRGASDYDEDEEIIVALKPHVDARGHRPLVQGSERVMVSQPAPPPISGSVYRARPTIPPARSALRKEPEVQPDEGGCTHPSEELGALCPNGCELKSALLKQERNVRPTVAQLKNDILGLSQSSSIIYKYVEGLSNELRERQRQTQDNGNLVNEYTSDLEQHHIYIKQSIDTTFPSSIRHLRGVLDNLRSKIQKLETAITSQNEKCKKPCTVSCSIPVVSGKECEDIFRKGGVRSEMYLVQPSDSFFRPFKVYCDMTTQQGGWTLIQKRQDGSVDFGRRWDDYKTGFGNIAFDVGKGFCETPGEYWLGNDQISQLTKMGPTELLVEMTDWDGNKVLAQYQQFTVQNEASNYMLAVARYQGTAGNSLMEGAPQLFGDNRTMTIHNGMMFSTYDRDNDRWSPGDPVKQCSKEDGGGWWYNRCHSSNPNGRYYWGGQYSRDMTKHGTDDGIVWMNWKGSWYSLKEISMKIRPYFASKR; translated from the exons ATGAGCGCCAGCAAGatgaagctgctgctgctgctggtccTGAGCGTGTCCGCAGTGAGGGGCGCCTCGGATTACGATGAGGATGAGGAG ATTATTGTGGCACTGAAG CCCCATGTGGATGCCAGGGGACACCGGCCTCTAGTCCAGGGCTCCGAGAGGGTAATGGTGTCCCAGCCCGCGCCACCCCCCATCAGCGGCAGCGTGTACCGGGCGCGGCCCACCATCCCCCCCGCCCGCAGCGCCCTGCGCAAGGAGCCCGAGGTGCAGCCTGACGAGGGAGGCTGCACCCACCCGTCCGAAGAGCTG GGCGCGTTGTGTCCAAATGGCTGTGAGCTGAAGTCTGCTCTCCTGAAGCAAGAACGAAATGTGAGACCAACCGTCGCTCAGCTGAAGAATGATATCCTGGGCCTGTCTCAGTCTTCTTCTATTATCTACAAGTACGTGGAAGGTCTCTCCAATGAGCTCCGAGAGAGACAGCGACAGACCCAAG ACAACGGGAACCTGGTGAACGAGTACACCTCTGACCTGGAGCAGCACCACATCTACATCAAGCAGTCCATCGACACCACCTTCCCCTCCTCCATCCGCCACCTGCGCGGGGTCCTGGACAACCTGCGCAGCAAGATCCAGAAGCTGGAGACGGCCATCACCTCGCAGAACGAGAAGTGCAAGAAGCCGTGCACGGTGTCCTGCAGCATTCCCGTGGTCTCCGGGAAAG AGTGTGAAGACATCTTCAGGAAGGGAGGCGTGAGGTCCGAGATGTACTTGGTCCAACCTTCGGACTCCTTCTTCCGGCCGTTCAAAGTGTACTGTGACATGACCACCCAGCAAGGAG GCTGGACATTGATTCAGAAGAGGCAGGACGGAAGTGTGGACTTCGGCCGCCGGTGGGACGACTACAAGACTGGATTTGGAAATATTGCTTTCGATGTCGGCAAGGGCTTCTGTGAAACGCCAG GGGAGTATTGGCTTGGAAATGACCAGATCAGCCAGTTGACCAAAATGGGCCCCACGGAGCTCCTGGTTGAGATGACGGACTGGGACGGCAACAAAGTGTTGGCTCAATACCAGCAGTTCACGGTGCAGAATGAGGCATCCAACTACATGCTGGCGGTTGCCCGGTATCAGGGCACGGCTGGCAACTCTCTGATGGAAGGGGCACCTCAGCTGTTCGGTGACAACAGGACCATGACCATCCACAACGGCATGATGTTCAGCACCTACGACCGCGACAATGACAGATG GTCCCCCGGAGACCCAGTGAAGCAGTGCTCCAAAGAGGATGGCGGGGGCTGGTGGTACAACCGCTGCCACTCCTCCAACCCCAACGGGCGCTACTACTGGGGAGGGCAGTACAGCAGGGACATGACCAAGCACGGCACGGATGACGGCATCGTGTGGATGAACTGGAAGGGCTCTTGGTACTCCCTGAAAGAGATCAGCATGAAAATCAGGCCCTACTTCGCCTCGAAGCGCTGA